GCAAAATGGTTTCCCCCATTCTGGAAGAATTATCCACAGAGTTTGAGGGAAAGATGGACGTTTATAAGATTGATACAGAAGCGGAACAGGAACTGGCTGGAGCCTTTGGTGTTCAAAGCATTCCCTCTATCCTGTTTATTCCCAAGGAAGGGAAACCGCAGATGGCTCAGGGAGCACTACCCAAGGATTCTTTACTGGATGCAATGAAAGATATTCTCAGCGTCGAGTAGTTGAGGTCGCTCCTCATATGGGGATATAATATTTTTTATCGCCCGGGAGGAGTCCTTCTGAATGAAAAAGATTTTTATTATCCCCTTATTGTTTTTAAATTTCTTGCTTCCTGATCTTCTTTCTGCCGATCAGTCTTCTGTTTTTTCGGTAGGAGAAGATATTCCGATTGATACCAGGGATGAGATGGGGCGCACAG
This DNA window, taken from Oceanispirochaeta sp., encodes the following:
- the trxA gene encoding thioredoxin, whose protein sequence is MAQHLTKQDFLDKVFDFENEKEWKFKGERPCIIDFYADWCGPCKMVSPILEELSTEFEGKMDVYKIDTEAEQELAGAFGVQSIPSILFIPKEGKPQMAQGALPKDSLLDAMKDILSVE